The following nucleotide sequence is from Archocentrus centrarchus isolate MPI-CPG fArcCen1 chromosome 18, fArcCen1, whole genome shotgun sequence.
caccctgagcatgtGGCAGTCGTGAAAAGTGTCTtcagaagctgtggagaacatgcTGCCTGTAGCATCATTCAAAATGATCAGTGATTGATCAGTGAGTGGGTCAGTGAtagtctggggaggcatatccatggaaggatgcacagacttctacaggtcaggcaatggcaccctgactgccattatgTACctggatgaaatccttggacccattgtcagaccctacactggtgcagtggatcttgggttcctcctggtgcatgacaatgcccagcctcatgtggtgagagtatgcaggcagttcctggaggatgactgactggcccccatacTCGCCTGAGcaaaatccaacagaacacctctgagaTATTTCAGTTCATCcaatgctgccaggttgcacctgaAACTGTCCAGGAGCTTAGGAGAtaccccaggacaccatccgttgtCTCATTAGAAACATGCCCCAGCACTGTCAGGCATGCacacgtgggggccatacaaattactgagtaccattttgagttgctgcaaggatgtttcagcaaaatggactagcctgctgcatcatttttaattttgaatttcagggtgtctttgaattcagctgtctgtaggttgataattttaatttacattaaaCGATGTGGAATGCTTTCATTCCTGACACATTACCCAAACCATGTCTATGGACGGATGTTTTGAGTTAAGTATCTCAAgattttgagttaataagtcaaaatttcaagttcaTAAGTTAAAGTTTTGAGTTAATAAGTCAAAGTTTTGAGTTAATAAGTTGAAAATTTAagttaataagtcaaaattttgagttggctctgccaatcaggaagctctgtgaaggaatatcatttccttgttaccaaTGAAGCAGGATGAGgaaggcatcagctgtccaacagacACTGATTCCTTACATTTAATGGAGTTATTTGCTAGAAGGTATTCAAACCAGATGCCAATTTGGTCACATTTGCTATACACTGGtagctcactgatactgtcTGATACTGATACTGATTTTGAACGCACATGCGTTTGTGTCATGTGCTTCTGGATAACAAAGAAATTACCTTCTTcatggagcttcctgattggccgAGCTAACTCataatttcaagttattttttcagaaattaaaaatttcaagttatggatagcaaaaaaaaataattttcagtggtggaaacaagcttccataaatatcagtatagatatccttGGGTTGTGTTTCTGacctttttaattatataaactaaataaaacaggTATAATACAGGTAGGAAAATAACCTGTTTAACTGTATTGTGCAGTCATGAAATTAAGGTCaccacagacaggaagtgtgATAGATTAAAAGGAAAAATCCTGAACAAACTCAGGAGGCCGACAGATACAGCTTTAAAGCTATTTTAAACCGACAGAGCAGGTAAACACTAAACACAAGTCCTACTAAGGGCATCAATAAAGGCTCTATTCTGTATTAATTACATAGTCATAATTAAAAGTGATTAGGAACACTATTACTATTTCATGCCAAAATAACTACTTATAACAGGTGCATTAGTCATGCTGTACAACCGGATTTgtgtatattaataaataaaattactcaCTCAACATCCTGATGGTGGAAGGCTTTCTCGCTGCACTGACAGCTGTCAGAAACCGAGCGTAATTCATGATTCCTGCCAAATTATAAGGTGAAAACTATGAATTGTTCCCCTGGCACAGCGGGGCTATCTGTGCACTCAGTTTACACCTGTCTCCAAAGCCCTGCAGTGAGGCATTTACCCGGTTTCTCGAAGCTAAAATATAACTGCAGTTCTAAACTGAGCCAATGGCTGCATGTAACGGCATGTAACGTAAAAATAGATTAATAAATAACCATGAACCAGCGTTAAGGTGAGCtaggatacacacacactgtgggagGCTACAATGAACACAGGAAATACACTTCACcaatataaataattatttcagcTGTAGTTACGACGTTAACGCGCCCTCACTTGTCTCTGCCGTGTAACTGACCTTGCACGTGGCAGAATAGCCGCGGGGGTTTCTGGTCAATGTATTTCTCAATTTTCGTTCGGCGATCTTCGGTGTCCGTTTCCTAAACTACATTACCCGAGATGtgttacagaaagaaaaaaaaaaaatcaaacaaattaatACCTGGCTGCAGCAATGTCAGGAGTCTTGAGCGACAGTCGTCGGTGAAGGGTTATTCCTCTGGTGCCCGCTAGGCCGCAGTGAAACACAGGAAAGCGGAAACGGCCGGAAGGCAGCGAAGAAGTCGAATAACCGTGTTGTTCAGCATGTACCCGGAAAATTTAGATTAAATAGTTAAGGTCTATAATGAAGTAGTTTATGCGTTTTGTAGCATTTTTACTCTCGGAAATTGATAACTCTGAATTCCTTGTAATTATTTGAGCCTTTTAAAGTTATCTGCAGTTGTTAGACGCTAGCAGAGCAGGCTGAATGAGGCCGCTCGGTGTTTAGCGTTAATGTTTGTTTACTGAGGTTTCGGCTGCTATGTAAGCTGCTTTCGTGCCGTCGTTTCAATGGGGAAAAGGAAAGACATGATTCACCCCAGATTTCTCGGTGAGTATGTGAGACAGTTCACGTTTGTAATTCTACGTTTTCGCATGCTGTTGTGGTATCCTTGCGCTGAAATAAACACGCGGTCTCCAGGTTGTTCGGTACGTTTGTTTAGCCCTCACTCCAAAGACTACAGCCTCCAGAAAGGTAGTTCAGCCTCACTGAGCCTCTAAATATGAGGACGGCCTCCGTTTTAGCAATAAACTggaggctgtgtgtgttttcacagttTGGGGGGTGTGGAGTGGGGTGgataacaaacaggaagtgtggcTGATGTTTTGAAATGCAGCTTAAACAGATGTTTACAGGAGAAACATTTTCAAAGCTCAGACTGGATTGGAAAACCCTGGCAGTGTACTTTGTACATGTAAAGAGTTGTATGTGTTTCTCACAGCGGGTTGAAGTAGAAAAGAGCCggctgtgtttgtttattttttaaatcttccatCATTAGAGTTGTTGATCagttgtgagttgacaggaggctgagctgaagatgctatgaatttcactgggagtgaccagaatggacggGATTATAAATAAGTAGATGAGAAGGTCAACTCAGGTTGAGCTGTTTGGAGCCAGAGTTAgaaaggcaaggctgagatggtttggacatgttcaGAGGAggaatagtggatatactgaatgttgaagatggagctgccaggcagcaggaaaagaggaagaccacagaggaggttcatggatgtagggaaggaggacatgcagagggttcaGGTTCTCAatcaaatggtggagagacccaggtatttaaacccctgtgggcgtagtcccctgaaggtggttatgaccctctgttgttcatgtgcataatcacatgtgccaaagTGTGAATGGAGACGTgagtcatttcaatcagtggtttcagatgaaacAAATATAGGACTTCACTCCAGTGTTTCATGTGACCtgttgaggtcactggaacaaaggtgtgaatgggggttgagacgtctgggaagggagctcaggacagcactgtaagcgggggaaagttggtgacgtaatccacctcctctgttcaatgatggttgttcacagtggacatagatggcttattttttattttactcctctttaaatacctgggtctctccaccatttggttgagaactgaagaagccttttggatgaaaggtgaaacgtcttcaagaaacaaatagaagtccagtcgcctttttttttcaagctccagagactatgacctggatgactgagagtCTACACAGACATTGAGCTAGCAACATTTGTTATTTACTTAGGTTGCATTATCCTTAAAAACTATCTTTTAGGAAAGCTATAAATTAATCACTCAGTTTAAAAGAGATTTTACTAATGATGAACTGTAATAACGTAATTGCAATTAGTTGGTATAAATCAGCCATTGGTGAGTCTGCAAGTAGTTGCAAATTTAAGAATAGATATTCAAAATATTATATCTAAACCAACTGATACGTTGCCATTATCAATTCTGCACACAGTGAATTAGAAAAAGCTCCACTGCCATGAGTCTGGCATCAGTGTTTTGCAATGAGCAGCTGTCACAAAATAAAGCTGCTTTCAGTGCTCTCTTATTCTCCTCCCAGGGTcgaaccagggatcttttgcttgttaggcaaatatGTAAACCACTATATTGTCagaaaatattattaaataaatattaaataaattgtTAAGTTGGAGGTATATGATTCCAGTTGATTGGGAAATTAACCGGTTCTCGATACCTGTTCAGTGTGGCTGTGTGTAACATGTTTagcaaacattttgtttttgaaaagaaaTCCTAATGTCACAGGTCGTATGTGTTTTAAGCTCATCCAGCCCAAGGACCGTTGACCCTACACTGTGGCGAGGTGTCTGTTGTCCTTCCACAGTTCACACAGTTTGCCATTTTACCGGCATTAACTGGTGAACTGTGATGGATCATGAGCTAGATGAGCTACTAAGTCACTGATGTTCTGGCTTTGTGGTTTTGATCTGTGCTTTCGTCCCGTCCTGTGCAGGTGATGGCGGCTCCAGCTTGCACAACGCTCACAAGCgtaaacacaaaaaacacaagaagcacAAGAGGAAGCACCACAGCTTCCCTGAGGCTCCGGAGCCCGAGCCTGTCGCGGTGCCTCGGCCTCCGCCTCAGCTCCGACTCAAGATCAAACTGGGAGGACAGACGCTGGGGACCAAGAGGTGAGCTGTTTGAGTCCAGTTTCAGTATCAGTAACTGTTCATTGATCAGTTTGATCAGTCGGTTAAAAGGGTTTTGTGCACTCCAGTGTTCCCACCTTCACCGTCCACCCCGGTGTGGCTCGTCCTCCCTCGCCATTAATGATCATTGATAACGACGTTGATGATGACgaagatgatgatgacgacgaAGATGACGATGATGAGCCCTCTGTACCTCTGGAGCAATATCGGGCCTGGCTGGGTGAGTTAGTGTATATATAGTAGCGGGGATTATCTGGGCATCAGGTGGGTCTTAAATCAGCATGGTTGACATTTTATGGATGAAACCATGAagttctttttgctttttttttaaattaagtgtatatttccaatgtgtgaacttgttcacccacatggcaataaacttcattcattctcattctcattcattcattcatattagACATAAATGATTGCTAATTGCTGCTTGTATAAACCTCCTTGAAAAAAACCTGTTAAGTATAAAAACTAAGTCttctctttgaacaggaagtcatTACTTTGTTACATATTTGTTACATACTTTAAAAAGtgtcacaaaaaaattaaaaggcaCAATAGGCAGGAAAATATTTCTTTGTAACatgaaagtgtttgtttttgtctgacagttttcttaattgttgcttttttgtgagaaatgctgcatATTTGTCTCCAAAGTGTAGAGAAATTCAGAGTTAAACAGATCAACTTTTAAATACAGTAGTTGTCATTAATGCTGTCTGTTGATTCTCACATATTTTATAATTCCAccttgctgtttttctttgtctgatTTGGTTGTGAACTAAATATTTTTGTGCCAAACAAGCAATTTCACCGTGTCACCTGGATACGATGAACTTATAAAAGAAATTTAACATTTTCTGATATTTATAAACTAAACAACTAATTGTGGATTTAAAGGAATACTCCTTACATTAATCAATAATGAATGTAATCTGCCTGCATCCCTACATAACTCCAACTTTAGAGCTGAGACTTACAGGCACTGATGTCTGACCATCTGCTGATGGTGCAGAAAGCATTTTGAGATGTATTTTTTGTGCAGATTCCCACAAAGCTTCACATTTACTCATTATGCAGTGAAAGTGAAGGGAAATGGTTGATGTTTATTGTGTATTAGCCTTGCAATAAAGATAGTGTATCTTGATTGCCTTGTACCAGATGAAGACAGCAACCTGGCCACGTCCCCTCTGCCAGACATGGACTCAGACTCCATGCTGGGCGGACCCGTGGACGAGGAGGAGCGGTGGCTGGACGCTCTGGAGAAGGGCGAGCTTGATGACAatggagagctgaagaaggagaTTGATGAGTCTCTGCTCACTGCCAGACAGGTGAGAAGcagatacttaaaaaaaaaaaaaaaaaaatcgagtgTTTTGTTAGCATTGTAGAGCTAGTTTTTAATCACCTGTACCACACTTTCATATGAGACGACTTCCAGCATAATGTagcttaaaacatgtttttgcttATCTTCCCCCCTCAGAAAGCTTTGCTACACAAGCAACAGAGTCAGCCTCTCCTGGAGCTCCCCATGGGCTACAAGGAGAAAGAGATGACTGCCGAGATGATGCAGAAGCGGGAGGAACGTGCCCGAAAGAGACGCCTGCAAGCCGCCAAGAAGGCTGAAGAGAACAAGAACCAGACGATAGAGAGACTGACGAAGACCAGCAAGGCCAAGATCAAAAGCATGAAAGAGAGGAAGTCCAAGCAGAACCAGTGTCCCATGGTTCGGTACAGTGACTCCGTGCAGGGAATGGCCATCTCCTTCCCCGCTGGGGTTCCTGCTCCGGCTCCGGCCCTTCCCTGTCCTCCACCTCCGGCCCCAATGAACTGCGGTGTGAGTGGGTGCACAAACCTCAAGAAGTACTCCTGCTCCAAGACTGGAGTTCCTCTCTGCAGCCTTGAGTGCTACAAGAGGAACCTGCTGCTCGTGCAGAATGCAGCATGAACCTCGGACACGGGTTTATGTTTGTGGATGGATTTTGGTTCGGTTTCTAACACACTGGGATATGACGATGGCATTTGTGAGTGAATGGACACTCATGGCTCTGAGGTGACTTtatcaaaatgctttttttcgtGTGTACATGTGTCATAATAATGATTTTCTGTGCTTGTCCAATTATGTACAAAATCTAAAAGATTAAAATCTGTGTACAAATCAAATATTTGGTATTTTTGATATGGAGAGCATGTTGCTCATAAAGTGCATCTTTTTTTGAGAGTTTTGAGACCCAGGCTCCGTTTCcactcagttttcattttgtgaataatgtgaagaaaagaaaattgccATCAGCAGCAAATAAATTAGtctggaaacaatgaaaaatcatttttaatgtcaaataaCATCATTCATTAATGTAACAAATGAGTCTATTTCCGTACAAAACTGTACAAAGTTTAAATTAAGTAACAATGAATGCATTTTTACTTCGCTGTAAACAGTTTGTGAAATCATTCACTACACCCCTACGTGCCGAGTCAGCGCGGAGATGCATGCAGCAGAATCATTTTTATCGGTGCAGCTGCAGGAAGGTCTTGCGTGAGGTTTTACACTATGGTGTCTTGAGGTATTCACTGACTGAGTGGATTTTCATGTGCTCATTAAGGACCCTGGACACATTTCATACATGCAACAAGGCACAAAACAGCAGTCAGTCTAATATCACTGCTGAATGTCACACTCTGCTGTTATCTGCAGAAAATCATCCAGAAAATGGAcgagtaattaaaaaaaaaaaaaaaaagaaaccagctCCCTACATTTACACTCCTATGGGTCCAACAGGCGTCACAATGTGAATCATCTTCCTGAGAATGCAACGGATGCTTCATTGGTAAAAGAAGTCTTAAATTTTGTGTTCATCACTGTCACTCAACctatgaggaggaggagggcgatGTGTCACAAAGCCAAACCAAAGGAGAGCCTGAAGGCCATTTCCACGGGAACCTCGGGGACCGAATCGTGGAAGCAAACGTAAAACTCCTGAGGAACGGGCTCCAGCAGCATGCGTCTGAAAGCCAAAGGAAATGAGATACGGAGGTGAGAACGATGCCTGAAACGGTTCAGTGGCACGTGttcaaaaaaaaccctcaggtGGAAAAGAGAAACATTCAAGTTAATGGTATAAATAGACGCAAGAGCTCAGTTAGTTTTAAAATTGTTCCCCTGTGAGCATTCCTTACAAATCCTGTTTTAACTCCCTCTCTGATCTGCCTGCCCTCTTCTCTTTAACTTACTGAGACTGGGAGTCTTTCCAGGATAAACACAAAGCATTAGCAGCAGGTCCAACATGAAGTTTCCCGTCCCTCCCTCTGTTtcactgaacacactgcacaatgctttgtattcatttCAGCCATAAACCAGCAGACTGATGGGAAAACAGGATTACTGGAATTCTAAATGGGACCAAGACTGGCTTTATCCTCcagtaatattatttattaaagttATATTCAGTTTTTGCTGCTCGATCATTCCAGGTGAAGACAGAAAGTTGAATAGTTGCGTCCCCAGATGAGGACTCAACCTGAGCAGACTTCATTGCCCCAGCTGCagaatctgaaacatgtaaaactctgtggattaaaaaaaaataaataaacagtggatTTTCATCAGAGTGGAAGCTGACATACCCAATGACCCAGTAAGTCATGGTGGGAGCTGGTTTCCTCTGGTCGGTCCAGTTTTCAGGTTTACACTGAAACAGAACCCCGTGCTCTTTGACGGGACCCAGACCCCAGCCGCCGCCCTGCGGCCTGTCTGCTGCACGGCGGCTCTACGGGAAAGAAAATCACACTAACAATTACTCGATTCATTCAGCACGTTAATGCATACAagactggagtggtggcctaggggagaagaagagggttcgtcactgagaggaccctggttcaatcctcgggctggcaccactgtgggtccctgagcaagcccacccccccaggttgctccccgggcgccctttggctgccccctgctccatgctgtgctgtgtgtactacatactccatgtgtgtgatgggttaaatgcagagaatgaatttcactgcatgtaaatgtatgtgacaaataaagctctttcttcttcttcttcttcaagaCCATTAAACACATGGTGAATCTGCAGGAAAGGGGTTTCCTTTGACCAAAGTGGACCTTATTCTCTCCATATTGGGTATATTTGAgtaatatgtctgtgtagattctcagtcatccaggtcatggtagtctcaagagcttgaaaaaaggcaactggacttgttACATTTTTTGAAGAGGGTTCACCTCTGACCCAAGAGGCtttttcagttctaaaacctaaaggtggagagtcccaggtatttaaaccctagtgggggttgtccctTTGGAGGTGCTTGTTGGCCTACTATTAATCATGTGCGGCATCACATGAGTC
It contains:
- the ino80b gene encoding INO80 complex subunit B; this translates as MGKRKDMIHPRFLGDGGSSLHNAHKRKHKKHKKHKRKHHSFPEAPEPEPVAVPRPPPQLRLKIKLGGQTLGTKSVPTFTVHPGVARPPSPLMIIDNDVDDDEDDDDDEDDDDEPSVPLEQYRAWLDEDSNLATSPLPDMDSDSMLGGPVDEEERWLDALEKGELDDNGELKKEIDESLLTARQKALLHKQQSQPLLELPMGYKEKEMTAEMMQKREERARKRRLQAAKKAEENKNQTIERLTKTSKAKIKSMKERKSKQNQCPMVRYSDSVQGMAISFPAGVPAPAPALPCPPPPAPMNCGVSGCTNLKKYSCSKTGVPLCSLECYKRNLLLVQNAA